From the Anaerolineales bacterium genome, one window contains:
- a CDS encoding diacylglycerol kinase family lipid kinase: protein MAAKFILNPYAARWSAGKRQAAAEAALCNAGIAFETVVSDGPGHCTQLATEAAQQGFDPILAGGGDGTIGEVVNGILLAAPKKMPILGILPLGTANDTVVNLGLPKDLDAAAAVIAAGNTRNIDVCQVNQRYFINNAGIGLEPYVTTIQQRMTAIKGIARYLLATLVAIGRNPKWHMKLQWDDGQYEGPCTLVSIGNSPLTGGVFYTVPHADPFDGKLSFVYGYLPTRLGILSVLPKTMKAAEGNYVEHPAVHEVHATRLRVQVRPGSPAHADGELISEDIQTLEYRIHPAKLPILLPG from the coding sequence ATGGCAGCCAAATTCATCCTCAACCCCTACGCCGCCCGCTGGAGTGCCGGCAAACGCCAAGCCGCAGCAGAAGCGGCTTTGTGCAATGCCGGTATCGCTTTCGAAACCGTGGTCAGCGACGGGCCGGGCCATTGCACGCAACTGGCCACCGAGGCTGCCCAACAAGGCTTTGACCCCATCCTTGCAGGCGGTGGAGACGGCACGATTGGCGAAGTGGTCAACGGCATCTTGCTGGCTGCGCCTAAGAAGATGCCCATACTGGGTATCCTGCCGCTCGGCACCGCCAACGACACCGTGGTCAACCTGGGCCTGCCCAAGGACCTGGACGCCGCCGCGGCGGTGATCGCCGCTGGCAACACCCGCAACATAGATGTATGCCAGGTCAACCAGCGCTATTTCATCAACAACGCCGGCATCGGTCTGGAACCCTACGTCACCACCATCCAACAACGCATGACGGCCATCAAGGGCATTGCGCGCTATCTGCTGGCCACGCTGGTCGCCATTGGCCGCAACCCCAAATGGCATATGAAGCTGCAATGGGACGACGGCCAATACGAGGGGCCATGCACCCTGGTCTCCATCGGCAACTCACCGTTGACCGGCGGCGTGTTCTACACCGTGCCCCATGCTGACCCGTTTGATGGCAAGCTCAGCTTCGTCTATGGCTATCTACCCACACGTCTGGGCATCCTGTCCGTCCTGCCCAAGACGATGAAAGCGGCGGAAGGCAATTACGTTGAGCATCCCGCCGTGCACGAAGTCCACGCCACCCGGCTGCGCGTGCAAGTGCGGCCGGGCTCGCCCGCCCATGCCGACGGCGAGTTGATCTCAGAGGATATTCAAACGCTGGAATATCGCATCCATCCCGCCAAGCTGCCGATCCTGCTGCCCGGCTGA